The following coding sequences lie in one Mycobacterium gordonae genomic window:
- a CDS encoding SDR family NAD(P)-dependent oxidoreductase yields MAAGTDLQGKVAVVTGGAGGIGRALGRRFAQEGMKMLLADVLAEPLDAATRELKSAGFEVAGLVTDVTDYSSVEALANEALQQFGAVHVVFNNPGTGGVSEGYLWEHDLADWRWGIDVNVLGVIHDIKAFVPILLEQGEGHVVNTCSGNGGFAPIARGAMGGPANAVYPMTKAAVLCLTEVYNFDLRALAALADRIGPTPQDLGQDDAVSVPKWEAPRQTGRHWLTGADPLPDLVQS; encoded by the coding sequence ATGGCCGCAGGCACGGACCTTCAGGGCAAGGTGGCGGTCGTGACCGGCGGGGCCGGGGGCATCGGCCGCGCCCTGGGACGGCGCTTCGCCCAAGAGGGCATGAAGATGCTGCTGGCCGACGTCCTCGCCGAGCCGCTCGACGCAGCGACCCGCGAACTCAAGAGCGCAGGGTTCGAGGTCGCCGGCCTGGTCACCGACGTCACCGACTACTCCTCGGTCGAGGCGCTGGCGAACGAAGCGTTGCAGCAGTTCGGCGCCGTGCACGTCGTCTTCAACAATCCCGGAACGGGCGGCGTCTCCGAGGGTTACTTGTGGGAACACGACCTTGCAGACTGGCGCTGGGGGATCGATGTCAACGTGCTGGGCGTCATCCACGACATCAAGGCTTTCGTGCCCATCCTGCTCGAACAGGGCGAGGGGCACGTGGTCAACACCTGCTCGGGCAACGGCGGGTTCGCGCCGATCGCCCGGGGGGCCATGGGCGGGCCGGCCAACGCCGTCTACCCGATGACCAAGGCCGCGGTGCTCTGCCTGACCGAGGTGTACAACTTCGATCTACGTGCGCTGGCCGCCTTGGCCGACCGTATCGGCCCGACCCCGCAGGACCTCGGGCAAGACGATGCGGTCAGCGTCCCCAAGTGGGAGGCACCCCGCCAGACCGGACGCCACTGGCTGACGGGTGCCGATCCGTTGCCCGATTTGGTGCAGAGCTGA
- a CDS encoding PE family protein gives MSFVIAVPEALTAAASDLAGIGTAIAVANAAAAAPTTGVLAAGADEVSAAVMAVFSGHAVTYQSVSAQAALIYERLEQALITAGGWYAAAETANAAPLQSAEQALLTMVNAPTEMLLGRPLIGNGADAPAGSGLPGGPGGLLYGNGGNGGSGGTGQPGGAGGSAGLIGNGGAGGDGGAAAIGQLGQAGGRGGNGGLLFGAGGAGGNGSAGPTATGTPGGAGGAGGQAGLIGPGGAGGAGGTGSASGIGGSGGAGGNGGWLYGNGGVGGAGGGGGASNGDLTGGAGGAGGTGGSAGLIGNGAVGGAGGAGATAEATGINAGAVGGAGGHGGAGGHGGWLYGSGAAGGDGGGGGDGTGTGTGVGGAGGTGGAGGNAGLIGQGAGAGAGGKGGTGKGVGGTVAVGYGGAGGAGGTGGTGGWLYGAGATGGIGGTGGSGTATGGGANGSEGGTGGAGGAGGRARLFGDGGTGGQGGAGGNGEAGAGGAGGAGGDAGLIGNGGVGGLGGPGITFGPIGGVGGNGGAGGNGGWWYGAGGTGGAGGAGGDGFDFGGAGGAGGNGGNGRLVGNGGTGGHGGAGGTGALSDGADGPGGGGGAGGALFGTPGVNGTP, from the coding sequence ATGTCGTTTGTGATAGCGGTGCCGGAGGCACTGACGGCGGCGGCCTCTGACCTGGCCGGCATAGGTACGGCGATAGCGGTGGCCAACGCTGCGGCGGCGGCTCCCACCACTGGGGTGTTGGCCGCGGGCGCTGACGAAGTCTCGGCTGCAGTCATGGCCGTGTTTTCCGGCCATGCGGTGACTTATCAGTCGGTCAGCGCACAAGCGGCGCTCATCTACGAGCGGTTGGAGCAGGCGTTAATCACGGCCGGCGGCTGGTATGCGGCCGCCGAAACCGCCAACGCCGCGCCGCTTCAGAGCGCGGAGCAAGCCCTGCTCACTATGGTCAACGCCCCCACCGAAATGCTGCTGGGACGCCCCCTGATCGGCAATGGAGCCGACGCGCCGGCGGGAAGCGGCCTGCCTGGTGGACCCGGTGGTCTGCTCTACGGCAACGGCGGAAATGGCGGCTCCGGCGGGACCGGCCAACCGGGTGGGGCCGGCGGGTCCGCCGGCCTCATCGGAAACGGCGGCGCAGGCGGCGACGGCGGCGCCGCCGCGATCGGACAGCTCGGTCAGGCCGGCGGGCGGGGCGGCAACGGTGGGTTGCTCTTCGGTGCGGGTGGCGCGGGCGGCAACGGCAGCGCAGGACCCACCGCGACCGGCACGCCGGGCGGGGCCGGCGGTGCGGGCGGCCAGGCCGGGCTCATCGGCCCGGGTGGTGCCGGCGGGGCCGGTGGCACCGGCTCGGCCAGCGGCATCGGCGGATCTGGCGGGGCCGGCGGCAATGGCGGGTGGCTCTATGGCAACGGTGGCGTCGGCGGAGCCGGTGGAGGCGGCGGAGCAAGCAACGGCGACTTGACTGGCGGAGCCGGCGGCGCGGGCGGGACCGGCGGTAGCGCCGGGCTGATCGGCAACGGCGCCGTAGGCGGAGCCGGCGGTGCCGGTGCCACGGCAGAAGCCACGGGCATCAACGCCGGCGCCGTCGGCGGAGCCGGCGGCCACGGCGGAGCAGGCGGCCACGGCGGGTGGCTGTACGGTTCGGGCGCCGCTGGCGGGGACGGCGGCGGCGGCGGCGACGGCACTGGCACCGGTACAGGCGTCGGCGGGGCCGGCGGGACCGGCGGTGCAGGAGGCAACGCCGGCCTGATCGGCCAGGGCGCCGGGGCCGGCGCCGGCGGTAAGGGCGGAACCGGCAAAGGGGTTGGCGGAACCGTCGCGGTCGGTTACGGAGGCGCGGGCGGAGCCGGCGGCACCGGCGGCACCGGCGGGTGGTTGTACGGTGCCGGTGCGACCGGCGGGATCGGCGGCACCGGGGGCTCCGGCACCGCCACGGGCGGGGGGGCCAACGGCAGCGAGGGCGGCACCGGGGGCGCCGGCGGCGCCGGCGGCCGCGCCCGACTGTTCGGCGACGGTGGGACAGGGGGGCAGGGAGGCGCAGGTGGTAACGGCGAAGCCGGGGCCGGCGGCGCCGGCGGGGCAGGTGGCGACGCCGGGCTGATCGGCAATGGCGGTGTCGGCGGGCTTGGCGGCCCGGGCATCACATTCGGCCCCATCGGCGGGGTCGGCGGCAACGGCGGCGCCGGCGGTAATGGCGGCTGGTGGTACGGCGCCGGCGGGACCGGCGGGGCCGGCGGGGCCGGCGGCGACGGCTTCGATTTCGGCGGGGCCGGTGGAGCCGGCGGCAACGGCGGCAACGGCCGTCTGGTGGGCAACGGCGGGACCGGCGGGCACGGTGGCGCCGGCGGGACAGGCGCATTGTCCGACGGCGCGGACGGGCCCGGCGGCGGTGGCGGCGCGGGCGGGGCGCTGTTCGGCACGCCCGGCGTCAACGGGACGCCGTGA
- a CDS encoding metal-sulfur cluster assembly factor: MSETTTPDELLLADVEEAMRDVVDPELGINVVDLGLVYGLNLEKGDEGTVALVDMTLTSAACPLTDVIEDQSRSALVGSGLVDEIRINWVWNPPWGPDKITEDGREQLRALGFTV, from the coding sequence ATGAGCGAAACCACCACACCTGACGAGCTCTTGCTCGCCGACGTCGAAGAGGCGATGCGGGACGTAGTCGACCCGGAACTGGGTATCAACGTCGTCGACCTCGGCCTCGTATACGGCCTGAATCTGGAAAAAGGCGACGAGGGTACCGTCGCGCTGGTCGACATGACCCTGACGTCGGCGGCCTGCCCGCTGACCGATGTCATCGAGGACCAGTCACGTTCCGCGCTGGTGGGCAGCGGTCTGGTCGACGAGATCAGGATCAATTGGGTCTGGAACCCGCCGTGGGGACCGGACAAGATCACCGAGGACGGCCGCGAGCAGCTGCGCGCCCTCGGCTTCACGGTCTAG
- a CDS encoding acyl-CoA dehydrogenase, protein MGHYIANVRDLEFNLFEVLDVGAVLGTGKYADLDDDTVRTILSEAARLAEGPVAESFAFADRHPPVFDPATHSISVAPELVKTVQAIKDAEWWRLSLAEEIGGMAAPPPLTWAVNEMIYCANPSVCFFNLGPILSQSLFVEGNDEQKRWAAMGVERGWQATMVLTEPDAGSDVGAGRTKAIEQPDGTWHLEGVKRFISGGDVGDTTENIFHLVLARPEGAGPGTKGLSLFYVPNFLFDPETGELGERNGVYVTGLEHKMGLKSSPTCELTFGATDVPAVGYLVGGVHDGIAQMFHVIENARMTIGVKSAGTLSTGYLNALAYAKERVQGADMTQMTDKTAPRVTIMHHPDVRRSLMTQKAYAEGLRAVYMYAAAHQCDAVAQHVSGADHDLAHRVDDLLLPIVKGVGSERAYEVLTESLQTLGGSGFLTDYPLEQYIRDSKIDSLYEGTTAIQAMDFFFRKIVRDHGQSLQHVTTQINKTIETTTESLKDQAELLQAAVEDVTGMTGALMGYLMSAAQHPTDIYKVGLGSVRYLLAVGDLLIGWRLLAQANVAAAALAGEPSAADIAFYEGKIGVSAFFAKNVLPKLAGVRTVLENIDDEIMRVSEDVF, encoded by the coding sequence TTGGGGCACTACATCGCCAACGTGCGCGACCTCGAGTTCAATCTGTTCGAAGTTCTTGACGTAGGCGCCGTCCTGGGCACCGGCAAATACGCTGACCTGGACGACGACACGGTCCGCACCATCCTGTCGGAGGCGGCCAGGTTGGCCGAAGGCCCGGTGGCCGAGTCTTTCGCCTTCGCCGACCGCCATCCCCCGGTGTTCGATCCGGCCACCCACTCCATCAGCGTCGCACCGGAATTGGTCAAGACCGTCCAGGCGATCAAGGACGCCGAGTGGTGGCGTCTGAGCCTGGCCGAGGAGATCGGCGGCATGGCCGCGCCGCCGCCGCTCACCTGGGCGGTCAACGAGATGATCTACTGCGCCAACCCCTCGGTCTGCTTCTTCAACCTCGGCCCGATCCTGTCGCAATCGCTGTTCGTCGAGGGTAACGACGAGCAGAAGCGTTGGGCCGCAATGGGAGTCGAGCGTGGATGGCAGGCCACCATGGTGCTCACCGAGCCTGACGCCGGCTCGGATGTGGGTGCGGGCCGCACCAAGGCGATCGAACAACCCGACGGCACCTGGCATCTCGAAGGAGTCAAGCGGTTCATCTCCGGCGGTGATGTCGGCGACACCACCGAGAACATCTTCCACCTGGTGCTGGCGCGACCCGAGGGCGCTGGACCGGGCACCAAGGGCCTGAGCCTGTTCTATGTTCCTAACTTCCTGTTCGACCCGGAGACCGGCGAACTCGGTGAGCGCAACGGGGTGTACGTCACCGGGCTGGAACACAAGATGGGCCTGAAGTCCTCCCCCACCTGCGAGCTGACCTTCGGCGCCACCGACGTCCCGGCCGTCGGGTATCTGGTCGGCGGTGTCCACGACGGCATCGCTCAGATGTTCCATGTGATCGAGAACGCGCGCATGACGATCGGGGTCAAATCCGCGGGAACCCTGTCCACGGGCTACCTCAACGCCCTCGCGTATGCGAAGGAACGGGTGCAGGGCGCGGACATGACCCAGATGACGGACAAGACCGCGCCGCGGGTCACGATCATGCACCACCCCGACGTGCGCCGCAGCCTGATGACCCAGAAGGCCTACGCCGAGGGTCTGCGGGCGGTGTACATGTACGCCGCCGCGCATCAATGTGATGCTGTGGCGCAACATGTTTCGGGCGCAGACCACGATCTGGCGCACCGCGTCGACGATCTGCTGCTGCCCATCGTCAAGGGTGTGGGCTCCGAGCGGGCCTACGAGGTGTTGACCGAATCGCTGCAGACGCTGGGCGGCTCGGGCTTCCTTACGGACTATCCGCTCGAGCAGTACATCCGAGATTCCAAGATCGACTCGCTGTATGAAGGCACCACCGCGATCCAGGCGATGGACTTCTTCTTCCGCAAGATCGTGCGCGACCACGGCCAATCCCTGCAGCACGTGACGACCCAGATCAACAAGACCATCGAGACCACTACCGAGTCGTTGAAGGACCAGGCCGAGTTGCTGCAGGCCGCGGTCGAAGACGTCACCGGAATGACGGGTGCGCTGATGGGGTATCTGATGTCGGCCGCCCAGCATCCCACCGACATCTACAAAGTGGGTCTCGGCTCGGTGCGCTACCTGCTCGCCGTCGGGGACCTGCTGATCGGCTGGCGACTGCTGGCGCAGGCGAATGTCGCCGCGGCGGCTCTGGCCGGCGAGCCGTCCGCCGCCGACATCGCTTTCTATGAGGGCAAGATCGGGGTGTCGGCATTCTTCGCCAAGAATGTGCTGCCGAAGTTGGCCGGAGTACGGACGGTGCTGGAAAACATCGACGACGAGATCATGCGCGTCTCCGAAGACGTTTTCTGA
- the sufC gene encoding Fe-S cluster assembly ATPase SufC, which yields MTILEIRDLHVSVVNPSGADGESEIPILKGVDLTVKSGEKHALMGPNGSGKSTLSYAIAGHPKYVVTSGSITLDGEDVLAMSVDERARAGLFLAMQYPVEVPGVSVSNFLRSAATAIRGEAPKLRHWVKEVKAAMSALEIDPAFAERNVNEGFSGGEKKRHEILQLELLKPKIAILDETDSGLDVDALRVVSEGVNRYADAENGGILLITHYTRILRYIKPEYVHVFVGGRIAESGGSELADELEQNGYVRFTQATAGA from the coding sequence ATGACAATCCTGGAAATCAGAGACCTACACGTCAGCGTCGTCAACCCGAGCGGCGCCGACGGCGAAAGCGAGATCCCGATCCTCAAAGGGGTCGACCTGACCGTGAAATCCGGTGAGAAGCATGCCCTGATGGGGCCCAACGGTTCCGGCAAGTCGACGCTGTCCTACGCGATCGCCGGACACCCCAAGTACGTTGTCACCTCTGGTTCGATCACGCTGGACGGCGAGGATGTGCTGGCGATGAGCGTCGACGAGCGGGCCCGGGCCGGACTGTTCCTGGCGATGCAGTACCCCGTCGAAGTGCCCGGCGTCTCGGTGTCGAATTTCCTGCGCTCGGCCGCCACCGCGATTCGCGGGGAGGCGCCCAAGCTGCGCCACTGGGTCAAAGAGGTCAAGGCCGCGATGTCCGCGCTGGAGATCGACCCTGCGTTCGCCGAGCGCAACGTCAACGAGGGCTTCTCCGGCGGTGAGAAGAAGCGCCATGAGATTCTGCAGCTCGAGCTGCTCAAGCCGAAGATCGCCATCCTCGACGAGACCGATTCCGGCCTGGACGTTGACGCGCTGCGGGTGGTCAGCGAGGGCGTCAACCGCTACGCCGACGCCGAGAACGGCGGCATCCTGCTGATCACGCACTACACCCGCATCCTGCGCTATATCAAGCCGGAGTACGTGCATGTCTTCGTCGGCGGCCGCATCGCCGAATCGGGCGGCTCGGAGCTGGCCGACGAACTCGAGCAGAACGGCTACGTGCGCTTCACGCAGGCGACCGCAGGCGCGTAG
- a CDS encoding helix-turn-helix transcriptional regulator has protein sequence MKIQSESPAAVPAAVAVGSDGHTRRTIVRLLLESGSSTATEIGDRLGLTPTGVRRHLDALIDAGEAESFASASWQQVGRGRPAKRYRLTAAGRAKLDHAYDDLASAAMRQLREIGGEDAVKTFARRRIDAILSGVEAADGPEEDAIEATADRIAQALTKAGYVATTTRVGGPIHGVQICQHHCPVSHVAEKFPELCEAEQQAMSEVLGTHVQLLATIVNGDCACTTHVPLTPAPSPRLSRNPAQVSTEGAS, from the coding sequence GTGAAAATCCAATCCGAATCGCCAGCTGCCGTGCCCGCAGCTGTTGCTGTCGGCTCGGATGGCCACACTCGGCGCACCATCGTCCGCCTGCTGCTCGAATCGGGTTCCAGCACCGCCACCGAAATCGGTGACCGGTTGGGCCTGACGCCCACCGGCGTCCGGCGACACTTGGACGCGCTGATCGACGCCGGTGAAGCGGAATCCTTCGCATCGGCCTCCTGGCAGCAGGTGGGCCGGGGACGGCCCGCCAAGCGCTACCGCTTGACCGCGGCCGGCCGCGCCAAGCTCGACCACGCCTATGACGACTTGGCTTCCGCCGCAATGCGACAACTGCGGGAGATCGGCGGCGAGGATGCGGTGAAGACGTTCGCGCGGCGGCGGATCGACGCGATCCTGTCCGGTGTGGAGGCCGCCGACGGTCCCGAGGAAGACGCCATCGAAGCCACCGCAGATCGCATCGCGCAGGCGCTCACCAAAGCCGGTTACGTCGCCACGACGACCCGGGTGGGCGGACCCATCCACGGCGTGCAAATCTGCCAGCACCACTGCCCGGTCTCCCATGTCGCCGAGAAATTCCCGGAATTGTGCGAGGCCGAACAGCAGGCGATGTCCGAGGTGCTCGGCACCCACGTGCAGTTGTTGGCGACGATCGTCAACGGTGACTGCGCCTGCACCACCCACGTACCACTTACTCCGGCGCCCAGCCCGCGCCTGAGCCGCAACCCAGCCCAAGTAAGCACTGAAGGAGCGTCCTGA
- the sufB gene encoding Fe-S cluster assembly protein SufB: protein MTQEQTIDSLGRYGYGWADSDVAGAAAQRGLSEAVVRDISAKKNEPDWMLNIRLKALGIFDKKPMPNWGSNLEGIDFDNIKYFVRSSEKQAATWDDLPADIKNTYDKLGIPEAEKQRLVSGVAAQYESEVVYHSIREDLEKQGVIFLDTDTALREHPEIFKQYFGTVIPAGDNKFSALNTAVWSGGSFIYVPPGVHVDIPLQAYFRINTENMGQFERTLIIVDENAYVHYIEGCTAPIYKSDSLHSAVVEIIVKPGGRCRYTTIQNWSNNVYNLVTKRARAEAGATMEWVDGNIGSKVTMKYPAVWMTGEHAKGEVLSIAFAGEDQHQDTGAKMLHLAPNTSSNIVSKSVARGGGRTSYRGLVQVNKGAHGSKSSVKCDALLVDTISRSDTYPYVDIREDDVTMGHEATVSKVSENQLFYLMSRGMTEDEAMAMVVRGFVEPIAKELPMEYALELNRLIELQMEGAVG, encoded by the coding sequence ATGACCCAGGAACAGACGATCGACTCTCTGGGCAGGTACGGCTACGGCTGGGCGGACTCTGACGTTGCGGGCGCCGCGGCACAACGCGGGCTGTCCGAGGCGGTCGTGCGCGACATTTCGGCGAAGAAGAACGAGCCGGACTGGATGCTGAACATCCGGCTCAAAGCGTTGGGCATCTTCGACAAGAAGCCGATGCCGAACTGGGGTTCCAACCTCGAGGGCATCGACTTCGACAACATCAAGTACTTCGTGCGCTCCAGCGAAAAGCAGGCCGCGACGTGGGACGATCTGCCCGCGGACATCAAGAACACCTACGACAAGCTGGGCATCCCGGAAGCCGAAAAGCAGCGCCTGGTCTCCGGTGTCGCCGCCCAGTACGAGTCGGAGGTCGTCTACCACTCCATCCGTGAGGATCTGGAGAAGCAGGGCGTCATCTTCCTGGACACCGACACCGCGCTGCGCGAACACCCCGAGATCTTCAAGCAGTACTTCGGCACCGTCATCCCGGCCGGGGACAACAAGTTTTCCGCACTAAACACGGCCGTGTGGTCGGGCGGCAGCTTCATCTACGTGCCGCCTGGCGTGCACGTCGACATCCCGCTGCAGGCCTACTTCCGGATCAACACCGAGAACATGGGCCAGTTCGAGCGGACGTTGATCATCGTCGACGAGAACGCCTACGTGCACTACATCGAGGGCTGCACGGCGCCGATCTACAAGTCGGACTCGCTGCATTCGGCGGTGGTGGAGATCATCGTCAAGCCCGGTGGCCGGTGCCGTTACACGACCATCCAGAACTGGTCGAACAACGTCTACAACCTGGTCACCAAGCGGGCCCGGGCCGAGGCGGGCGCCACCATGGAGTGGGTCGACGGCAACATCGGATCAAAGGTGACCATGAAGTACCCGGCGGTCTGGATGACCGGCGAGCACGCCAAGGGCGAGGTGTTGTCGATCGCCTTCGCCGGTGAGGACCAGCACCAGGACACCGGCGCCAAGATGCTGCACCTGGCGCCCAACACGTCGAGCAACATCGTGTCCAAGTCGGTGGCGCGCGGCGGTGGCCGCACTTCCTACCGCGGCCTGGTTCAGGTGAACAAGGGTGCGCACGGGTCGAAGTCGAGCGTGAAATGCGATGCGCTGCTGGTCGATACGATCAGCCGCAGCGACACGTACCCCTATGTCGACATCCGCGAGGACGACGTCACGATGGGCCACGAGGCCACCGTCTCCAAGGTCAGCGAGAACCAGCTGTTCTACCTGATGAGCCGCGGCATGACCGAGGACGAGGCCATGGCGATGGTGGTGCGCGGGTTCGTCGAGCCGATCGCCAAGGAACTGCCGATGGAATACGCCCTCGAGCTCAACCGGCTGATCGAACTGCAGATGGAGGGTGCGGTCGGATGA
- the sufD gene encoding Fe-S cluster assembly protein SufD — translation MTTALNKGELFSSFDVDAFEVPHGRDELWRFTPLKRLRGLHDGTAVATGTAAIAVSEREGVRIESVRRGDKRLGEAGVPVDRVAAQAFSSFNAAMLVTVGRDTQVGEPITITVAGPGQGATAYGHLQIRVEELGAAVVVIDHRGSGTYADNLEFVVDDAARLTVIWVADWADDAVHVSAHHARLGKDAVLRHVTVTLGGEVVRMAANVRFAGPGGDADLMGLYFADDGQHLESRLLVDHAQPDCKSNVLYKGALQGDPSSKLPDAHTVWIGDVLIRAEATGTDTFEMNRNLVLTDGARADSVPNLEIETGEIAGAGHASATGRFDDEQLFYLRSRGIPEEQARRLVIRGFFGEIISKIAVPEVRERLTAAIEHELEKTEKATTA, via the coding sequence ATGACGACAGCGCTGAACAAGGGGGAGCTGTTCTCGTCCTTCGACGTCGACGCCTTCGAGGTTCCGCACGGCCGCGACGAATTGTGGCGCTTCACCCCGCTGAAGCGCTTGCGTGGATTGCACGACGGCACCGCGGTAGCCACCGGCACCGCAGCTATCGCGGTCAGCGAGCGGGAGGGCGTGCGGATCGAGTCGGTGCGCCGCGGCGACAAACGCCTCGGCGAGGCCGGTGTTCCCGTTGATCGTGTTGCCGCTCAAGCATTTTCGTCGTTCAACGCAGCGATGTTGGTCACCGTCGGTCGTGACACCCAGGTCGGGGAGCCGATCACCATCACCGTCGCCGGTCCCGGGCAGGGCGCCACCGCCTATGGGCACCTGCAGATCCGGGTTGAAGAACTCGGTGCGGCCGTCGTCGTCATCGATCACCGTGGCAGCGGAACCTACGCCGACAACCTGGAATTCGTAGTCGACGACGCCGCCCGGCTCACTGTCATCTGGGTCGCCGACTGGGCCGACGACGCGGTGCACGTCAGCGCCCATCACGCCCGGCTTGGCAAGGACGCGGTGCTGCGCCATGTCACCGTCACGTTGGGCGGCGAGGTGGTACGGATGGCCGCCAACGTGCGGTTCGCCGGTCCCGGTGGGGACGCCGACTTGATGGGGCTGTACTTCGCCGACGACGGCCAACACCTCGAGTCTCGGTTGTTGGTCGACCACGCCCAGCCGGACTGCAAGTCGAACGTGTTGTACAAGGGTGCGCTGCAAGGAGATCCGTCGTCCAAGCTGCCCGACGCGCACACGGTGTGGATCGGAGATGTTCTGATCCGTGCCGAGGCGACCGGCACCGACACCTTCGAAATGAACCGCAACCTGGTGCTGACCGACGGCGCGCGCGCGGACTCCGTGCCCAACCTGGAGATCGAGACGGGCGAGATCGCCGGCGCGGGACACGCCAGTGCCACCGGGCGATTCGACGACGAGCAGCTGTTCTACCTACGCTCCCGAGGCATTCCCGAAGAGCAGGCCCGCCGGCTGGTGATCCGCGGCTTCTTCGGCGAGATCATCTCCAAGATCGCCGTGCCCGAAGTGCGCGAGCGCCTCACCGCAGCTATCGAACACGAACTGGAAAAGACGGAGAAGGCAACTACCGCATGA
- a CDS encoding cysteine desulfurase, with translation MLDLTAIRADFPILKRIMRSGNQLAYLDSGATSQRPLQVLDAEREFLVTSNGGVHRGAHQLMEEATDAYEQGRADIAAFVGAEPDELLFTKNATESLNLVSYVFGDSRFGNAVGPGDVIVTTELEHHANLVPWQELARRTGATLKWFGVTEDGRIDLNSLRLDENVKIVAFSHHSNVTGALAPVGELVERARAVGAFTVLDACQSVPHQPVDFHALGVDFAAFSGHKMLGPNGIGVLYARRELLAVMPPFLTGGSMIETVTMATSTYAPAPQRFEAGTPMTSQVVGLAAAARYLDAVGMAAVEAHERELVAKTIEGLSGVEGVRIVGPASMENRGSPVSFIVDGVHAHDVGQVLDDEGVAVRVGHHCALPLHRRFGLAATARASFALYNSDEEVDRLIAGVRRSLEFFGRG, from the coding sequence ATGTTGGACCTCACGGCGATCCGCGCCGATTTCCCGATCCTCAAGCGGATCATGCGCAGCGGAAATCAGTTGGCGTACCTGGATTCCGGGGCGACCTCGCAGCGCCCCCTGCAGGTGCTGGACGCCGAGCGCGAGTTCCTCGTCACCTCCAACGGCGGCGTGCACCGCGGTGCGCACCAGCTGATGGAAGAGGCCACCGACGCCTACGAGCAGGGTCGCGCTGACATCGCCGCGTTCGTGGGCGCCGAGCCCGACGAGCTGCTGTTCACCAAGAACGCCACCGAATCGCTGAACCTGGTGTCGTACGTGTTCGGTGACAGCCGTTTCGGGAACGCCGTCGGACCGGGCGACGTGATCGTCACCACCGAGCTCGAGCACCACGCCAACCTGGTGCCCTGGCAGGAACTGGCTCGGCGCACCGGCGCCACCCTGAAGTGGTTCGGTGTCACCGAAGACGGTCGCATCGACCTGAACTCGTTGCGGCTCGACGAGAACGTCAAAATCGTCGCCTTCAGCCATCATTCGAATGTGACCGGCGCGCTGGCGCCGGTCGGCGAACTGGTCGAGCGGGCCAGGGCAGTCGGCGCCTTCACGGTGCTCGACGCCTGCCAGTCGGTGCCGCACCAACCGGTCGATTTTCACGCGCTCGGGGTCGACTTCGCCGCGTTCTCCGGGCACAAGATGCTGGGCCCCAACGGGATCGGCGTCCTGTACGCCCGCCGCGAGTTACTCGCCGTCATGCCCCCCTTCCTCACCGGTGGGTCAATGATCGAGACGGTCACCATGGCGACCTCCACCTACGCGCCCGCCCCGCAGCGCTTCGAAGCCGGCACCCCGATGACATCACAGGTCGTTGGACTGGCCGCTGCCGCGCGCTATCTGGACGCGGTCGGCATGGCGGCGGTCGAGGCGCACGAACGTGAGCTGGTCGCCAAGACCATCGAGGGCCTGTCGGGTGTCGAGGGCGTGCGCATCGTCGGGCCGGCCTCGATGGAGAACCGCGGGTCGCCAGTCTCTTTCATCGTCGACGGCGTGCACGCGCACGACGTCGGCCAGGTGCTCGACGACGAAGGCGTGGCCGTACGAGTCGGACACCACTGCGCGCTGCCGCTGCACCGGCGGTTCGGCCTGGCGGCCACCGCGCGGGCGTCGTTCGCGCTCTACAACAGCGACGAGGAAGTCGACCGCCTGATAGCGGGTGTACGACGGTCCCTGGAATTCTTCGGAAGAGGCTGA
- the sufU gene encoding Fe-S cluster assembly sulfur transfer protein SufU, translating to MTLRLEQMYQDVILDHYKHPHNRGLREPFGAEVFHVNPVCGDEVTLRVTLSEDGQTVADISYDGQGCSISQAATSVLTEQVIGHSVPDALRTIDAFTEMVASRGNVQGDEDVLGDGVAFAGVAKYPARVKCALLGWMAFKDALAQAHAGFEEVAQ from the coding sequence CTGACGTTGCGTCTCGAGCAGATGTACCAGGACGTGATCCTGGACCATTACAAGCACCCGCACAATCGCGGATTGCGGGAACCCTTCGGCGCAGAGGTGTTCCACGTCAACCCGGTCTGCGGCGACGAGGTCACGTTGCGGGTCACACTCTCCGAGGACGGCCAGACCGTCGCCGACATCTCCTATGACGGGCAGGGTTGCTCGATCAGCCAGGCGGCGACGTCGGTGTTGACCGAACAGGTCATCGGGCACAGCGTGCCGGATGCACTCAGGACCATCGACGCCTTCACCGAGATGGTCGCCTCCCGCGGCAACGTGCAGGGCGACGAGGACGTGCTGGGCGACGGGGTGGCGTTCGCCGGAGTGGCCAAGTATCCGGCTCGGGTGAAGTGCGCTCTGCTGGGCTGGATGGCGTTCAAAGATGCGCTGGCACAAGCGCATGCCGGCTTCGAGGAGGTTGCACAATGA